AGCGCAGTGAGGAGGGCATTCCAGGAGACTGCGCTGCTTGAAACAGGTGAGAGAAGATGAAGTGCGTAAAAACAACGCTCAAAGGATGGAGGGAGATCCCGGAGGGGGGCACGATAACAGAGCCAGGGAGCTCGGTCAACTTTGACGTGACAGCATGGAGGACTTCAAGCCCTGTAATCGATCAGAAGAAGTGCACAAAGTGCGGAATGTGCTTCCTTTATTGCCCCGATTC
The sequence above is drawn from the Candidatus Methanosuratincola sp. genome and encodes:
- a CDS encoding 4Fe-4S dicluster domain-containing protein; the encoded protein is MKCVKTTLKGWREIPEGGTITEPGSSVNFDVTAWRTSSPVIDQKKCTKCGMCFLYCPDSAIEIDDAGNYRVNLSYCKGCGICAKGCAPKAITMVKEGH